The Paracoccus sp. MA genome contains a region encoding:
- the hisI gene encoding phosphoribosyl-AMP cyclohydrolase, producing the protein MFDPASLKYDANGLIPAIAQDHRSGEVLMMAWMNAEAVRQTLESGRVTYWSRSRQGFWVKGESSGHVQKLVELRLDCDRDCLLLLVDQHGPACHTNRRSCFYTAIREGKEVEIMAPSEA; encoded by the coding sequence ATGTTCGACCCTGCCAGCCTGAAATATGACGCGAACGGGCTGATTCCCGCCATCGCGCAGGATCATCGCAGCGGCGAGGTGCTGATGATGGCCTGGATGAATGCCGAAGCCGTCCGACAGACGCTGGAGAGCGGGCGGGTGACTTATTGGTCACGCTCGCGCCAGGGCTTCTGGGTCAAGGGCGAAAGCTCGGGCCATGTGCAGAAGCTGGTCGAGCTGCGGCTGGATTGCGACCGCGACTGTCTGCTGCTGCTGGTCGACCAGCATGGGCCGGCCTGCCACACCAACCGGCGCAGCTGTTTCTACACCGCTATCCGCGAGGGGAAAGAGGTCGAGATCATGGCGCCGTCAGAAGCCTAG
- a CDS encoding iron-sulfur cluster assembly scaffold protein encodes MSDSDLMQLYSRRILALASDIPHLGKLDHATGSAHRRSPQCGSSVTAHVALRDGRIADFAQEVRACALGQASAGVLGRTALGRTRDEIARARDALQAMLKSDGPAPAPPFEELEALLPARDFPNRHASILLAWEALLGAIDASA; translated from the coding sequence ATGTCCGACAGCGACCTGATGCAGCTCTATTCGCGGCGCATCCTGGCGCTGGCCTCGGACATCCCGCATCTGGGCAAGCTCGACCATGCCACGGGCAGCGCGCATCGCCGCTCGCCGCAATGCGGCTCCTCGGTCACGGCGCATGTGGCGCTGCGGGACGGCCGCATCGCCGATTTCGCGCAGGAGGTGCGGGCCTGCGCCCTGGGCCAGGCTTCTGCCGGGGTTCTGGGCCGCACTGCGCTCGGCCGCACCCGCGACGAGATCGCCCGCGCCCGCGACGCATTGCAGGCCATGCTGAAATCCGACGGCCCCGCCCCTGCGCCGCCCTTCGAGGAACTGGAAGCCCTGCTGCCCGCCCGCGACTTCCCGAACCGCCACGCCTCGATCCTGCTGGCCTGGGAGGCGCTGCTCGGCGCCATCGACGCCTCGGCCTGA
- the recG gene encoding ATP-dependent DNA helicase RecG, translating to MAGDRPGVTGRPPALFPLFAGVETLPGVGLRAAEAFAQMGVTRLRDLILTLPHSGIRRRPIARLADARPPEIVTVAITVQRHSPPTAKGRPWRVHCSDGSADLQLVFFHPRKDWIESQLPLGARRLVSGKIELFDGMAQMVHPDHIGAEGSVPPPDFEPVYPLSGRLTQGVVQKAVGAAMGRLPQAGEWIDASVLAREGWPAWAEALARAHAPEGPAGLSPTDPARARLAYDELFAHQMTLALLRRDRRRQAGLATQGDGHLRAKVLAGLPWPPTGAQARAVEEIAGDMAAPRRMNRLLQGDVGAGKTLVAFLALLVAVEAGGQGVLMAPTEILARQHFRALEPLARLAGIRLEALTGRDKGDARTNILTDLAEGRIDILVGTHAVIQKSVEFHDLRLAIVDEQHRFGVNQRMELGAKGGHLPPDMLVMTATPIPRSLALAQFGDMDLSVLDEKPAGRQPVRTTVVSDARMAEVVEHLARALDTGARAYWVCPLVEESEAIDLTAAEARFQELRARFGEQVRLVHGQMPPEERDAAMADFAAGRARILVATTVIEVGVDVPEATIMVIERAESFGLAQLHQLRGRVGRGSGASSCLLMYHEPLSETGRRRLTILRETEDGFRIAEEDLAMRGAGDVIGTAQSGLPRFRIADLERQAGLMALARKDAQSFLERDPAMESGRGQAVRLLLWLMEQDRAIRLISAG from the coding sequence ATGGCTGGCGATCGCCCAGGGGTGACGGGCCGCCCGCCGGCGCTGTTTCCGCTGTTCGCGGGTGTCGAGACCCTGCCCGGAGTCGGCCTGCGCGCGGCCGAGGCCTTTGCCCAGATGGGCGTGACGCGGCTGCGCGACCTGATCCTGACCCTGCCGCATTCCGGCATCCGCCGCCGCCCGATCGCCCGGCTGGCCGATGCCCGCCCGCCCGAGATCGTCACCGTTGCGATCACCGTGCAGCGCCACAGCCCGCCCACGGCCAAGGGCCGGCCCTGGCGGGTGCATTGCTCGGACGGCAGCGCCGACCTGCAGCTGGTCTTTTTCCATCCGCGCAAGGACTGGATCGAAAGCCAGCTGCCTTTGGGCGCGCGGCGGCTGGTTTCCGGCAAGATCGAGCTGTTCGACGGCATGGCGCAGATGGTGCATCCCGACCATATCGGCGCCGAAGGCTCGGTGCCGCCGCCGGATTTCGAGCCGGTCTATCCGCTCTCGGGCCGGCTGACTCAGGGTGTGGTGCAAAAGGCGGTGGGGGCCGCGATGGGGCGGCTGCCGCAGGCGGGGGAATGGATCGACGCCTCGGTCCTGGCGCGCGAGGGTTGGCCGGCCTGGGCCGAGGCGCTGGCCCGCGCCCATGCGCCGGAAGGGCCGGCCGGCCTGTCGCCGACCGATCCGGCACGCGCCCGGCTGGCCTATGACGAGCTGTTCGCGCATCAGATGACCCTGGCGCTCTTGCGCCGCGACCGGCGGCGGCAGGCGGGGCTGGCCACGCAGGGCGACGGGCATCTGCGCGCCAAGGTGCTGGCCGGGCTGCCCTGGCCGCCGACCGGGGCGCAGGCCCGCGCGGTCGAGGAGATCGCCGGTGACATGGCCGCGCCGCGGCGGATGAACCGGCTGTTGCAGGGCGATGTCGGGGCCGGCAAGACGCTGGTCGCCTTCCTCGCGCTGCTGGTCGCGGTCGAGGCGGGCGGGCAGGGCGTGCTGATGGCCCCGACCGAGATCCTGGCCCGCCAGCATTTCCGCGCGCTGGAGCCGCTGGCGCGGCTGGCCGGCATCCGGCTGGAGGCGCTGACCGGCCGCGACAAGGGCGACGCCCGCACCAATATCCTGACCGACCTGGCCGAGGGGCGGATCGACATTCTGGTCGGCACCCATGCGGTGATCCAGAAATCGGTCGAATTCCACGACCTGCGGCTGGCCATCGTCGACGAACAGCACCGCTTCGGCGTCAACCAGCGCATGGAACTGGGCGCCAAGGGCGGGCATCTGCCGCCCGACATGCTGGTGATGACGGCAACACCGATCCCGCGATCCTTGGCGCTGGCGCAATTCGGCGACATGGACTTGTCGGTGCTGGACGAAAAGCCCGCTGGCCGGCAGCCGGTCCGCACCACGGTGGTCTCGGACGCGCGCATGGCCGAAGTGGTGGAGCATCTGGCCCGGGCGCTCGACACCGGCGCCCGGGCCTATTGGGTCTGCCCGCTGGTCGAGGAGAGCGAGGCCATCGACCTGACCGCGGCCGAGGCGCGCTTCCAGGAGCTGCGGGCGCGGTTCGGCGAGCAGGTGCGGCTGGTTCACGGCCAGATGCCGCCGGAGGAACGCGACGCGGCGATGGCCGATTTCGCCGCCGGCCGGGCGCGCATCCTGGTCGCGACCACGGTGATCGAGGTCGGCGTCGACGTGCCCGAGGCGACGATCATGGTGATCGAGCGCGCCGAAAGCTTCGGCCTGGCGCAGCTGCATCAGCTGCGCGGCCGGGTCGGGCGCGGCTCGGGCGCCTCAAGCTGCCTGCTGATGTATCACGAGCCGCTGTCCGAGACCGGGCGGCGGCGCCTGACCATCCTGCGCGAGACCGAGGACGGCTTCCGCATCGCCGAGGAGGATCTGGCGATGCGCGGCGCCGGCGACGTGATCGGCACCGCGCAATCCGGCCTGCCGCGGTTCCGCATCGCCGACCTGGAACGCCAGGCCGGGCTGATGGCGCTGGCGCGCAAGGACGCGCAGAGCTTCCTGGAGCGCGACCCGGCCATGGAGAGCGGGCGCGGCCAGGCCGTGCGGCTGCTGCTGTGGCTGATGGAGCAGGATCGCGCCATCCGACTGATCAGCGCCGGATAG
- the ligA gene encoding NAD-dependent DNA ligase LigA, with amino-acid sequence MAGEDEEQAVPAAESARPPVSGLDAGAAAEEHARLSELVARANLAYYQQDAPFISDAEYDAGKRRLEEIEARFPQLAHPASPTAQVGAAPDTRFAKIPHRLPMLSLENGFSQGDVEAFVQRVRSFLNLAPGTVLEITAEPKIDGLSLSLRYEGGRLIQAATRGDGAVGENVTANARTIADIPERLAGDGWPEVLEIRGEVYMSHADFETLNQSDSGRVFANPRNAAAGSLRQLDPAVTAARPLRFFAYAWGEVSAPFADTQMEAVRRMQDFGFQTNPLTRICASVQDMLAAWAEIEQMRATLGYDIDGVVYKVNDLGYQARLGMRSTTPRWALAHKFPAERAWTRLEAIDIQVGRTGALSPVARLHPVTVGGVVVSNATLHNEDYIAGRGADGSEIRGGKDIRIGDWVEVYRAGDVIPKVADVDLAKRPPESVPYAFPETCPECGSPAIREEGDSVRRCTGGLICPAQAVEKLRHFVSRAAFDIEGLGAKLVEELFRDGWIAEPADIFTLQDRYGPGQLTQLKNREGWGEKSAASLFQAIKKRREIPLARLLFALGIRHVGEVAAQDLARHYGSWEALEAALDTARPAAVAHRLAEEAAQVERAAAAAEGRRARPSEARAAALAQVDLPPKASAAWAGLIAADGIGPVLAMSLSDAFANARERAAIDRLVGFLTVLPPEKRAADSAITGKTLVFTGTLEKMTRAEAKARAEALGAHVAGSVSAKTDLLIAGPGAGSKAKKAAELGIKVIDEDEWLAIAQG; translated from the coding sequence ATGGCCGGAGAAGACGAGGAGCAGGCTGTTCCCGCAGCGGAATCGGCCCGGCCACCGGTCTCCGGTCTGGATGCAGGGGCAGCGGCCGAGGAGCATGCGCGGCTGAGCGAACTGGTGGCGCGCGCCAACCTGGCCTATTACCAGCAGGACGCGCCCTTCATCAGCGACGCGGAATACGATGCCGGCAAGCGTCGGCTCGAAGAGATCGAGGCGCGCTTCCCCCAGCTTGCGCATCCGGCCAGCCCGACGGCGCAGGTCGGGGCCGCGCCCGACACCCGCTTCGCCAAGATCCCGCATCGCCTGCCGATGCTGTCGCTGGAAAACGGCTTCAGCCAGGGCGATGTCGAGGCTTTCGTGCAGCGGGTGCGCTCGTTCCTGAACCTCGCGCCCGGCACGGTGCTGGAGATCACCGCCGAGCCGAAGATCGACGGGTTGTCGCTGTCCCTGCGCTACGAGGGCGGGCGACTGATCCAGGCCGCCACCCGCGGCGACGGCGCGGTGGGCGAGAACGTGACCGCCAACGCCCGCACCATCGCCGACATTCCCGAGCGACTTGCCGGCGACGGCTGGCCCGAGGTGCTGGAGATCCGCGGCGAAGTCTACATGTCGCATGCGGATTTCGAGACGCTGAACCAGTCCGACAGCGGCCGGGTCTTTGCCAACCCGCGCAATGCGGCGGCGGGCTCGCTGCGCCAGCTCGACCCTGCGGTGACGGCGGCGCGGCCGCTGCGTTTCTTCGCCTATGCCTGGGGCGAGGTCAGCGCGCCCTTCGCCGACACGCAGATGGAAGCGGTGCGGCGGATGCAGGATTTCGGCTTCCAGACCAATCCGCTGACCCGGATCTGCGCCTCGGTTCAGGACATGCTGGCCGCCTGGGCTGAGATCGAGCAGATGCGCGCGACGCTTGGCTATGACATCGATGGCGTGGTCTACAAGGTGAACGACCTCGGCTATCAGGCGCGGCTCGGCATGCGCTCGACCACGCCGCGATGGGCGCTGGCGCACAAGTTCCCGGCCGAGCGCGCCTGGACCCGGCTGGAAGCCATCGACATCCAGGTCGGCCGCACCGGCGCGCTGAGCCCGGTGGCGCGGCTGCATCCGGTGACGGTGGGCGGCGTCGTCGTCTCGAACGCCACGCTGCACAACGAGGATTACATCGCCGGCCGCGGCGCCGACGGCAGCGAGATCCGCGGCGGCAAGGACATCCGCATCGGCGACTGGGTCGAGGTCTATCGCGCCGGCGACGTGATCCCCAAGGTCGCGGACGTGGACCTGGCCAAGCGCCCGCCCGAGTCGGTTCCCTATGCTTTCCCCGAGACCTGCCCGGAATGCGGCTCGCCCGCCATAAGGGAAGAGGGCGACTCGGTCCGGCGCTGCACCGGCGGGCTGATCTGCCCGGCCCAGGCGGTCGAGAAGCTGCGCCATTTCGTCTCGCGCGCCGCCTTCGACATCGAGGGGCTGGGCGCCAAGCTGGTCGAAGAGCTGTTCCGCGACGGCTGGATCGCCGAGCCGGCCGACATCTTCACCCTGCAGGACCGCTACGGCCCCGGCCAGCTGACCCAGCTGAAGAACCGTGAGGGCTGGGGCGAGAAAAGCGCCGCCAGCCTGTTCCAAGCCATCAAGAAGCGCCGCGAGATCCCGCTGGCGCGGCTGCTTTTCGCCCTTGGCATCCGTCATGTCGGCGAGGTTGCGGCGCAGGATCTCGCCCGCCATTACGGCAGCTGGGAGGCGCTGGAGGCGGCGCTCGACACCGCGCGCCCGGCGGCTGTGGCGCATCGCCTGGCCGAAGAGGCGGCCCAGGTTGAGCGCGCGGCGGCCGCGGCCGAAGGCCGCCGTGCCCGGCCATCCGAGGCGCGCGCCGCGGCGCTGGCGCAGGTCGATCTGCCGCCCAAGGCCAGCGCGGCCTGGGCCGGGCTGATCGCCGCCGACGGCATCGGCCCGGTGCTGGCCATGTCGCTGTCGGACGCCTTCGCCAATGCGCGCGAGCGGGCGGCGATCGACCGGCTGGTTGGCTTTCTGACCGTGCTGCCGCCCGAGAAGCGCGCCGCCGACAGCGCCATCACCGGCAAGACCCTGGTCTTTACCGGCACGCTGGAAAAGATGACGCGGGCCGAGGCCAAGGCGCGGGCCGAGGCGCTTGGCGCCCATGTCGCGGGCTCGGTCTCGGCCAAGACCGACCTGCTGATCGCCGGCCCCGGCGCCGGATCGAAGGCGAAGAAGGCCGCCGAACTGGGCATCAAGGTTATCGACGAGGACGAATGGCTGGCGATCGCCCAGGGGTGA
- the ctrA gene encoding response regulator transcription factor CtrA — translation MRILLVEDDPTTARSIELMLTHASYNVYRTDMGEEGIDLAKLYDYDLILLDLDLPDMHGMEVLRQIRMSRIDTPILILTGSDDTESKLRGFGFGADDYMTKPFNRDELIARIQAIIRRSKGHSQSVIRTGDMVVNLDARSVEVGGRPVNLTGKEYQILELLSLRKGTTLTKEMFLNHLYGGMDEPELKIIDVFVCKLRKKLAAAMNGESHIETVWGRGYVLRDPVVETPNPERMALRA, via the coding sequence ATGCGAATCCTTCTCGTGGAGGATGATCCGACCACGGCCCGCAGCATCGAGCTGATGCTGACTCATGCGAGCTATAATGTTTATCGCACCGATATGGGCGAGGAAGGCATCGACCTGGCCAAGCTCTATGACTACGATCTGATCCTGCTGGATCTGGACCTGCCGGACATGCACGGGATGGAGGTGCTGCGGCAGATTCGCATGTCGCGCATCGATACGCCGATCCTGATCCTGACCGGCTCGGACGATACCGAAAGCAAGCTGCGCGGCTTCGGCTTCGGCGCCGACGACTACATGACCAAGCCCTTCAACCGCGACGAGCTGATCGCCCGCATCCAGGCCATCATCCGCCGCTCCAAGGGGCACAGCCAGTCGGTGATCCGCACCGGCGATATGGTGGTGAACCTGGACGCGCGCTCGGTCGAGGTGGGCGGGCGGCCGGTCAACCTGACCGGCAAGGAATACCAGATCCTGGAACTGCTCAGCCTGCGCAAGGGCACGACGCTGACCAAGGAGATGTTCCTCAACCATCTCTATGGCGGCATGGACGAGCCCGAGCTGAAGATCATCGACGTCTTCGTCTGCAAGCTGCGCAAGAAGCTGGCCGCGGCGATGAACGGCGAAAGCCATATCGAGACTGTCTGGGGCAGGGGCTATGTCCTGCGCGATCCGGTGGTCGAGACGCCGAACCCCGAACGCATGGCGCTGCGCGCCTGA
- a CDS encoding DUF1153 domain-containing protein — protein sequence MFLKKTPGPRTAILPDGSILSLADLPDPQTRWVASRKAAVVDAVQYGLLAREEAIRRYGLTEEEFDAWASAFRRHGRNALKITQLQRFRQP from the coding sequence ATGTTTCTGAAGAAAACCCCCGGCCCGCGCACCGCGATCCTGCCCGATGGCAGCATTCTGTCCCTGGCCGACCTGCCCGATCCGCAGACCCGCTGGGTGGCCAGCCGCAAGGCGGCGGTCGTGGATGCCGTGCAATATGGGCTGCTGGCGCGGGAGGAGGCGATTCGCCGCTACGGCCTGACCGAGGAGGAGTTCGACGCCTGGGCCAGCGCCTTTCGCCGTCACGGACGCAATGCGCTGAAAATCACGCAGTTGCAGAGATTTCGGCAACCGTAA
- the mnmA gene encoding tRNA 2-thiouridine(34) synthase MnmA, with protein sequence MTAPASSLRPAAPDSTVNSLGFAKPPAQTRVVVAMSGGVDSSVVAAMLAAQGYDVIGVTLQLYDHGAALAKKGACCAGQDIHDARRVAERIGFPHYVLDYENKFRESVIEEFADAYLAGATPVPCIRCNERVKFRDLLQTARELDADCMATGHYIRRFDGAKGAELHMAADPARDQSYFLFSTTQEQLDFLRFPLGGLASKAETRALAAQYGLSVADKPDSQDICFVPDGNYASVIEKLRPGSADPGEIVDMDGNVLGTHRGVIHYTIGQRRGLGIGGLGDPLYVVRLEPETRRVVVGPKQALATKIVPVTEVNWLGDAPFEGEIAITARIRSTRPPRPAILRVTGERRAEVELLAPEEGVSPGQACVFYATEGSRVLGGGWISHRRGG encoded by the coding sequence ATGACAGCGCCAGCTTCCTCTCTGCGCCCGGCCGCACCCGATTCGACCGTGAACTCGCTGGGCTTTGCCAAGCCCCCGGCGCAGACGCGCGTGGTCGTCGCCATGTCCGGCGGCGTCGACAGCTCGGTGGTGGCGGCGATGCTGGCGGCGCAGGGCTATGACGTGATCGGCGTGACGCTGCAGCTTTACGACCACGGTGCGGCGCTGGCGAAAAAGGGCGCCTGCTGCGCCGGGCAGGACATCCACGACGCCCGCCGGGTGGCCGAGCGCATCGGCTTTCCGCATTACGTGCTGGATTACGAGAACAAGTTCCGGGAATCGGTGATCGAGGAATTCGCCGACGCCTATCTGGCCGGCGCCACCCCGGTGCCCTGCATCCGCTGCAACGAGCGGGTCAAGTTCCGCGATCTCTTGCAGACCGCGCGCGAACTCGATGCCGATTGCATGGCGACGGGGCATTACATCCGCCGCTTCGACGGCGCGAAGGGCGCCGAATTGCACATGGCCGCCGATCCCGCCCGCGACCAGAGCTATTTCCTGTTCTCGACCACCCAGGAGCAGCTGGATTTCCTGCGTTTCCCGCTGGGCGGCCTGGCCAGCAAGGCCGAGACCCGGGCGCTGGCGGCGCAATACGGGCTGTCGGTCGCCGACAAGCCCGACAGCCAGGACATCTGCTTCGTGCCGGACGGCAATTACGCCAGCGTGATCGAGAAGCTGCGCCCCGGCTCGGCCGATCCGGGCGAGATCGTGGACATGGACGGCAATGTGCTGGGCACGCATCGCGGCGTGATCCATTACACCATCGGCCAGCGCCGCGGCCTGGGCATCGGCGGCCTCGGCGATCCGCTCTATGTCGTGCGGCTGGAGCCCGAGACGCGGCGGGTCGTCGTCGGCCCCAAGCAGGCGCTGGCGACGAAGATCGTGCCGGTAACCGAGGTGAACTGGCTGGGCGACGCGCCCTTCGAGGGCGAGATCGCCATCACCGCCCGCATCCGCTCGACCCGGCCGCCGCGGCCGGCAATCCTGCGCGTGACCGGCGAGCGGCGCGCCGAGGTCGAACTGCTGGCCCCGGAAGAAGGCGTCAGCCCCGGCCAGGCCTGCGTGTTCTATGCCACCGAGGGCAGCCGCGTGCTGGGCGGCGGCTGGATCTCGCACCGGCGCGGCGGCTGA
- a CDS encoding SufE family protein produces the protein MATPAFEEIAETFDFLEDWEERYRHVIELGKAMPPMDPSLQVPATKVEGCASQVWIMPRIEGGHFDFQGDSDALIVRGLIAILHALYSGVPVREVPAIDASAELGRLGLEEHLSAQRSNGLRAMVERIRLLAAAA, from the coding sequence ATGGCCACGCCCGCCTTTGAAGAGATCGCCGAGACCTTCGATTTTCTCGAGGACTGGGAAGAGCGCTATCGCCATGTCATCGAGCTGGGCAAGGCGATGCCGCCCATGGACCCCTCGCTGCAGGTGCCCGCCACCAAGGTCGAGGGCTGCGCCAGCCAGGTCTGGATCATGCCCCGGATCGAGGGCGGCCATTTCGATTTCCAGGGCGACAGCGATGCGCTGATCGTGCGCGGGCTGATCGCCATCCTGCACGCGCTTTATTCCGGCGTGCCGGTGCGCGAGGTGCCGGCGATCGACGCCAGCGCCGAGCTTGGCCGGCTGGGGCTGGAGGAACATCTTTCGGCGCAGCGGTCCAACGGGTTGCGCGCCATGGTCGAGCGCATCCGGCTGCTGGCCGCAGCGGCCTGA
- a CDS encoding GNAT family N-acetyltransferase, which translates to MNELIASDARQIEIVTERFVLRPLRASDAGLIAHYTADRRVAEGTRSIPHPLPPGAAEAYVRRAMSADRDEDVWAIDGSANKLAELLGVVSLTRIDKEQSELGFWIGAGFWNTGFATEAVSALVEANPHRSRTLFAEAFQDNPGSARVLTNCGFEYLGDAESWSVARDARVPTWTYLRKMS; encoded by the coding sequence ATGAACGAATTGATTGCCTCGGATGCGCGGCAGATCGAGATCGTGACCGAGCGTTTCGTCCTGCGCCCGCTTCGGGCGTCGGATGCGGGGCTCATCGCGCATTACACTGCCGATCGACGCGTGGCCGAGGGAACCCGTTCGATCCCGCACCCCTTGCCGCCCGGCGCGGCCGAAGCCTATGTCCGCCGCGCCATGTCGGCCGACCGGGACGAGGATGTCTGGGCCATCGACGGTTCGGCCAACAAGCTGGCCGAGCTGCTGGGCGTGGTCTCGCTGACCCGGATCGACAAGGAACAGTCCGAATTGGGCTTCTGGATCGGCGCGGGGTTCTGGAATACCGGCTTCGCGACCGAGGCGGTCTCGGCCCTGGTCGAGGCGAACCCGCACCGCTCGCGCACCCTGTTCGCCGAGGCGTTCCAGGACAATCCCGGCTCGGCCCGGGTGCTCACCAATTGCGGCTTCGAATATCTCGGCGATGCCGAAAGCTGGTCGGTGGCACGCGATGCGCGGGTACCGACCTGGACCTATCTGCGCAAGATGTCCTGA
- the rpmA gene encoding 50S ribosomal protein L27, which produces MAHKKAGGSSRNGRDSAGRRLGVKLYGGQQAVAGNIIVRQRGTTWWPGQNVGMGRDHTLFALTDGQVTFKKGLKGRTFISVLPANVEAAE; this is translated from the coding sequence ATGGCACATAAGAAAGCAGGCGGTTCGTCCCGCAACGGCCGCGATTCGGCCGGTCGTCGTCTCGGCGTGAAACTCTATGGCGGCCAGCAGGCCGTCGCCGGCAACATCATCGTGCGTCAGCGCGGCACCACCTGGTGGCCGGGCCAGAACGTCGGCATGGGCCGCGACCATACGCTGTTCGCGCTGACGGACGGCCAGGTGACTTTCAAGAAGGGCCTCAAGGGCCGCACCTTCATTTCCGTGCTTCCCGCCAATGTCGAGGCCGCCGAGTAA
- the rplU gene encoding 50S ribosomal protein L21: MFAVLKTGGKQYRVQAGDVLRVEKLNAEAGDKVQFNDVLMIGATVGAPLVAGAAVQAEVIDTIKADKVITYVKRRRKHSSQRTRGHRQQLTLVRITELLEKGGDKTDVKPAVGARTKLEAAEQPAKAKKSKAEASAEDAN, from the coding sequence ATGTTCGCAGTTCTCAAGACGGGCGGCAAGCAGTACCGGGTTCAGGCCGGCGACGTGCTGCGCGTCGAAAAGCTGAACGCCGAAGCCGGCGACAAGGTCCAGTTCAACGACGTGCTGATGATCGGCGCCACCGTGGGCGCGCCGCTGGTCGCGGGTGCGGCCGTGCAGGCCGAGGTCATCGACACCATCAAGGCCGACAAGGTCATTACCTATGTCAAGCGCCGCCGGAAGCATTCCTCGCAGCGCACCCGCGGCCATCGCCAGCAGCTGACGCTGGTCCGCATCACCGAGCTGCTTGAAAAGGGCGGCGACAAGACCGATGTGAAACCTGCCGTCGGCGCCCGCACCAAGCTCGAGGCGGCCGAACAACCGGCGAAAGCCAAGAAGTCGAAAGCCGAAGCCTCGGCCGAAGACGCCAACTGA
- a CDS encoding CaiB/BaiF CoA-transferase family protein translates to MSGTLSSLRIVEIAGIGPTPFSAMWLADHGAQVVRIARPGSPQIFPMKRDVLDRGRDWLELDLKSPEGRGIARGLILRADAVIEGMRPGVMERLGLGPGDFPENPRLVYGRMTGWGQTGPLAHSAGHDLTYLAITGALSAIGPRDHPVPPLNLVGDFAAGSMYLVAGMLAAILRARETGRGQVVDAAITDGVAHLMAMISGLRVNGLWRDERQANLLDGGAPYYSCYPCACGGFLAVGAIEPQFWAELVRRLGLSEADLPDRSDPANWTALRETLAARIATRSRDDWAAELEGTDACAAPVLSIAEAPSHAHNRARGAYLGDDPRPAPLLLREPASLREGRRLSAEEARDLWR, encoded by the coding sequence ATGAGCGGAACCCTGTCCAGCCTGCGCATCGTCGAGATCGCCGGCATCGGCCCCACGCCCTTTTCTGCCATGTGGCTGGCCGATCACGGCGCGCAGGTGGTCCGCATCGCCCGGCCCGGCTCGCCGCAGATCTTTCCGATGAAGCGGGACGTGCTGGATCGCGGCCGTGACTGGCTGGAGCTGGACCTGAAATCGCCCGAGGGCCGCGGGATCGCGCGCGGCCTGATCCTGCGCGCCGATGCGGTGATCGAGGGCATGCGCCCCGGCGTGATGGAGCGGCTGGGCCTCGGCCCCGGGGATTTCCCGGAAAACCCGCGGCTGGTCTATGGCCGGATGACCGGCTGGGGGCAGACCGGCCCGCTGGCGCATTCCGCCGGCCACGACCTGACCTATCTGGCGATCACCGGCGCGCTTTCCGCCATCGGCCCGCGCGATCACCCGGTGCCGCCGCTGAACCTGGTCGGCGATTTCGCCGCCGGCTCGATGTATCTGGTCGCCGGCATGCTGGCGGCGATCCTGCGGGCGCGCGAGACCGGGCGGGGACAGGTGGTCGATGCCGCCATCACCGACGGGGTGGCGCATCTGATGGCGATGATCTCGGGGCTGCGCGTCAACGGGCTCTGGCGCGACGAGCGCCAGGCGAACCTGCTGGACGGCGGCGCGCCCTATTACAGCTGCTATCCCTGCGCCTGCGGCGGCTTCCTCGCCGTCGGCGCCATCGAGCCGCAGTTCTGGGCCGAGCTGGTCCGGCGTCTGGGGCTTTCCGAAGCCGATCTGCCCGACCGTAGCGATCCGGCGAACTGGACCGCGCTGCGCGAGACCCTGGCGGCGCGGATCGCCACACGCAGCCGCGACGACTGGGCGGCCGAGCTGGAGGGGACGGATGCCTGCGCCGCTCCGGTGCTCTCCATCGCCGAGGCGCCGAGCCATGCGCATAACCGGGCGCGCGGGGCCTATCTGGGCGATGATCCGCGCCCGGCGCCGCTTTTGTTGCGCGAGCCGGCCAGCCTGCGCGAGGGGCGGCGGCTCTCGGCGGAGGAGGCGCGCGATCTGTGGCGCTGA